In one Desulfoferula mesophila genomic region, the following are encoded:
- a CDS encoding ArnT family glycosyltransferase, which yields MAAWAGITAITAQWLGQNHAPLSFDQSHHFLLALGYRDILAHPGQWARLLSYAIYYPPLFHTSLAAMMLLGGVSLQYAPLINSFWLLMLMVPTWLLGRKAFGRAAGLAGALLVALIPASAGLAREVLMELCLAAMVAWTVWALERSQGLSRRRWLLALGALAGLGMLAKWTLVLYLLGPLAWCLVSGRRQGRVVDWPGVAWGLLIAGAVCLPWYLHSPATLIKNMLINAGPVALREGDPAVFSLAGLLYYPLSLVNHQMFLPLALLVAVGLATVLTRRREAGAMALVWFLSGLVLITLLRNKDSRYLYPLLAPACLLAVGWAGMLGRRWLRWAALAGVLALAALHFGAVSYAWGPLARERVWRVAGQPLRLSGPKAVYARPPSPADWQMAAILGAARADWSRPGRPPRLGVLASLTYFNKMALESWAAAHGGGVCVVSVVKPTHWRPGQVERDMIHGLLGPDYLVTKTGGLGLDPDFGRVLREARKAVLPQARLVAAFPLPDGSRAELWRLGNDPARVVPPCN from the coding sequence GTGGCGGCCTGGGCGGGCATCACCGCGATCACCGCGCAGTGGCTCGGACAAAACCACGCCCCCCTGTCCTTCGACCAGTCGCACCATTTTCTCCTGGCCCTGGGCTACCGCGACATCCTGGCCCACCCCGGGCAATGGGCGCGCCTGCTCTCCTACGCCATCTACTATCCGCCCCTGTTTCACACCTCCCTGGCCGCCATGATGCTTCTCGGTGGGGTGAGTCTGCAATACGCCCCTCTTATCAACAGCTTTTGGCTGCTCATGCTCATGGTGCCCACCTGGCTGCTGGGCCGCAAGGCCTTTGGCCGGGCCGCCGGGCTGGCCGGAGCCCTGCTGGTGGCCCTCATCCCCGCCTCGGCCGGCCTGGCCCGCGAGGTGCTCATGGAGCTCTGCCTGGCGGCCATGGTGGCCTGGACGGTGTGGGCCCTGGAGCGCAGCCAAGGCCTGTCCCGCCGGCGCTGGCTGCTGGCCCTGGGGGCCTTGGCCGGGCTGGGCATGCTGGCCAAGTGGACCCTGGTGCTCTACCTGCTGGGCCCCCTGGCCTGGTGCCTTGTTTCCGGCCGCCGCCAGGGCCGGGTGGTGGACTGGCCGGGGGTGGCCTGGGGCCTGCTCATCGCCGGGGCGGTGTGCCTGCCCTGGTATCTGCACTCTCCGGCCACCCTCATCAAGAACATGCTCATCAACGCCGGGCCGGTGGCCCTGCGCGAAGGCGACCCGGCGGTGTTCTCCCTGGCCGGCCTGCTCTACTACCCCCTATCGCTGGTCAATCACCAGATGTTCCTGCCCCTGGCGCTGTTGGTGGCGGTGGGCCTGGCCACGGTCCTTACCCGGCGGCGAGAGGCCGGGGCCATGGCGCTGGTCTGGTTCCTGAGCGGCCTAGTGCTCATAACCCTGCTCAGGAACAAGGACTCCCGCTACCTCTATCCCCTGCTGGCCCCGGCCTGCCTGTTGGCCGTAGGCTGGGCCGGGATGCTGGGCCGCCGCTGGCTGCGCTGGGCCGCTCTGGCCGGGGTGCTGGCCTTGGCCGCCTTGCACTTCGGCGCAGTGAGTTACGCCTGGGGACCCCTGGCCCGGGAGAGGGTGTGGCGGGTGGCGGGCCAGCCCCTGCGCCTCAGCGGCCCCAAGGCGGTCTACGCCCGGCCCCCCAGCCCCGCCGATTGGCAAATGGCGGCCATCCTGGGAGCCGCGCGGGCCGACTGGTCCCGGCCGGGCCGTCCGCCCCGCCTGGGGGTGCTGGCCTCGCTCACCTATTTCAACAAGATGGCCCTGGAGTCCTGGGCCGCGGCCCACGGCGGGGGGGTGTGCGTGGTTTCCGTGGTGAAGCCCACCCATTGGCGGCCCGGCCAGGTGGAGCGGGATATGATCCACGGCCTGCTGGGCCCGGACTACCTGGTCACCAAGACCGGCGGCCTGGGCCTGGATCCGGACTTCGGGCGGGTGTTGCGGGAGGCCAGAAAAGCGGTGTTGCCCCAGGCGCGCCTGGTGGCGGCCTTCCCCCTGCCGGACGGCAGCCGAGCCGAGCTCTGGCGGCTGGGAAACGACCCCGCCCGGGTGGTTCCTCCCTGTAATTAG
- the lon gene encoding endopeptidase La: protein MSNEHLLLPEDSINVSVGKGSDLSEALLGRRPPLPKLLPLLPVKDMSMFPRMVLPMLIADNRHQGLVDEVLAGDKILGLVALKGDIASEEVKSAADIHQVGVAALILQMAKSETDGLRLVAQGLTRFRILELLRTEPYPMAHVEAVEDIVTDDLESKALLNNLRSLFRRVLELAPHLPDELGSLVASVDHPGALCDMVASAMNISPEERQSIVEALDVTERLRRVTTLMNREIQVLELGSKIQDQVKEGLDKTQREYYLRQQLKAIKEELGEDESEGGETDELRQRLDEKALPEQVRAEAERELKRLAAMHSSSAEYHVITTYLDWILNLPWEEETEDKLDIKQARAILEADHYDLDKVKRRILEYLSVRKLNPDMKGPILCFVGPPGVGKTSLGRSIARALGRNFARISLGGVRDEAEIRGHRRTYVGAMPGRIVQSLRRAGSRNPVFMLDEVDKVGADFRGDPSSALLEVLDPEQNFSFSDHYLDLPFDLSKVMFVTTANVLDTIPAPLRDRMEIIEIPGYTAEDKLKIAKRYLVPRQRGEHGLSAKQLSISDAALMLLITGYTREAGLRNLEREIGSLCRWAARAIAEGETEAVKINKPEVAEVLGPQRILPDTALRTAVPGVATGLAWTPTGGDILFVEASRMPGKGGLVLTGQLGDVMKESAQAAVTFLRANAPACGLENNFNAESDIHIHVPAGAIPKDGPSAGVTLFTALLSLFTGRPVKSEVAMTGEITLRGMVLPVGGIKEKVLAAHRAGIKTIILPAANERDLVDVPDNVKKKMTFKFAERIGQLEAWALEPVKGAKKAKPQAARQAGAKKTAKPKRPQKARSGGGVAAMEKKAARQGKK, encoded by the coding sequence ATGAGCAATGAACATCTGCTATTGCCTGAAGATTCCATAAACGTCAGCGTGGGCAAGGGTTCGGATTTGAGCGAGGCCCTGCTGGGGCGGCGGCCTCCCCTGCCCAAGCTGCTGCCCCTGCTGCCGGTCAAGGATATGAGCATGTTCCCCCGCATGGTTCTGCCCATGCTCATCGCCGACAACCGCCACCAAGGCCTGGTGGACGAGGTGTTGGCCGGGGACAAGATTTTGGGCCTGGTGGCCTTGAAGGGCGACATCGCCTCCGAGGAGGTCAAGAGCGCCGCCGACATCCACCAGGTGGGGGTGGCCGCGCTGATCTTGCAAATGGCCAAGAGCGAAACCGACGGCCTGCGCCTGGTGGCCCAGGGGCTCACCCGTTTCCGCATCCTGGAGCTGTTGCGCACCGAGCCCTATCCCATGGCCCACGTGGAGGCGGTGGAAGACATCGTCACCGACGACCTGGAGAGCAAGGCCCTGTTGAACAACCTGCGCTCGCTGTTCCGGCGGGTGTTGGAGCTGGCCCCCCATCTGCCCGATGAGCTGGGCTCCTTGGTGGCCAGCGTGGACCACCCCGGCGCCCTGTGCGACATGGTGGCCAGCGCCATGAACATCAGCCCCGAGGAGCGCCAGAGCATCGTGGAGGCCCTGGACGTCACCGAGCGCCTGCGCCGGGTCACCACCCTCATGAACCGCGAGATCCAGGTCTTGGAGCTGGGCAGCAAGATTCAGGACCAGGTCAAGGAAGGCCTGGACAAGACCCAGCGCGAGTATTACCTGCGCCAGCAGCTCAAGGCCATCAAGGAGGAGTTGGGCGAGGACGAGAGCGAGGGCGGCGAAACCGACGAACTGCGCCAGCGCCTGGATGAAAAGGCCCTGCCCGAGCAGGTGCGCGCCGAGGCCGAGCGGGAGCTCAAGCGCCTGGCGGCCATGCACTCTTCCAGCGCCGAGTACCACGTCATCACCACCTACCTGGACTGGATACTCAACCTGCCCTGGGAGGAAGAGACCGAGGACAAGCTGGACATCAAGCAGGCCCGGGCCATTTTGGAGGCCGACCACTACGACCTGGACAAGGTGAAGCGGCGCATTTTGGAGTATCTGTCGGTGCGCAAGCTCAACCCGGACATGAAGGGCCCCATCCTGTGCTTCGTGGGCCCGCCGGGGGTGGGCAAGACCTCCCTGGGCCGCTCCATCGCCCGGGCCCTGGGGCGCAACTTCGCCCGCATCAGCCTGGGCGGGGTGCGCGACGAGGCCGAGATCCGCGGCCACCGGCGCACCTACGTGGGGGCCATGCCCGGCCGCATCGTGCAGAGCCTTCGGCGCGCGGGCAGCCGCAACCCGGTGTTCATGCTCGACGAGGTGGACAAGGTGGGGGCCGACTTCAGGGGCGACCCCAGTAGCGCCCTGTTGGAGGTCCTGGACCCGGAGCAGAACTTCAGCTTCAGCGACCACTACCTGGACCTGCCCTTTGACCTGTCCAAGGTGATGTTCGTGACCACGGCCAACGTGCTGGACACCATCCCCGCGCCCCTCAGGGACCGCATGGAGATCATCGAGATTCCCGGCTACACCGCCGAGGACAAGCTCAAGATCGCCAAGCGCTACCTGGTGCCTCGCCAGCGGGGCGAGCACGGCCTGAGCGCCAAGCAGCTGAGCATCAGCGACGCGGCCCTCATGCTGCTCATCACCGGCTACACCCGCGAGGCCGGGCTCAGGAACCTGGAGCGGGAGATCGGCTCGCTGTGCCGCTGGGCGGCGCGGGCCATCGCCGAGGGCGAGACCGAGGCGGTGAAGATCAACAAGCCCGAGGTGGCCGAGGTGCTGGGGCCCCAGCGCATCCTGCCCGACACCGCCCTGCGCACCGCCGTGCCCGGCGTGGCCACCGGCCTGGCCTGGACCCCCACCGGCGGCGACATCCTGTTCGTGGAGGCCAGCCGCATGCCCGGCAAGGGCGGCTTGGTGCTCACCGGCCAGTTGGGCGACGTGATGAAGGAGTCGGCCCAGGCGGCGGTCACCTTCCTCAGGGCCAACGCCCCGGCCTGCGGCCTGGAGAACAACTTCAACGCCGAGAGCGACATCCACATCCACGTGCCCGCCGGGGCAATCCCCAAGGACGGCCCCAGCGCCGGGGTGACCCTGTTCACCGCCCTGCTCTCCTTGTTCACCGGCCGCCCGGTGAAGAGCGAGGTGGCCATGACCGGCGAGATCACCCTTCGGGGCATGGTGCTGCCCGTGGGGGGCATCAAGGAAAAGGTCCTGGCCGCCCACCGCGCGGGCATCAAGACCATCATCCTGCCCGCGGCCAACGAGCGCGACCTGGTGGACGTGCCGGACAACGTGAAGAAGAAGATGACCTTCAAGTTCGCCGAGCGCATCGGCCAACTGGAGGCCTGGGCCCTGGAGCCCGTGAAGGGCGCCAAAAAGGCCAAGCCCCAGGCCGCGCGCCAGGCCGGGGCCAAGAAGACGGCCAAGCCCAAGCGCCCCCAAAAGGCGCGGTCCGGCGGCGGGGTGGCCGCCATGGAGAAGAAGGCGGCCCGCCAGGGCAAGAAATAG
- a CDS encoding MBL fold metallo-hydrolase: MTGFIPPRQLSPHLWLLGEHHLSLYLIRDGEEAALFEVGMSCTTPLVLTQLARLGLAPEQVGRVILSHAHSDHSAGARGLLEGLPQARLVLTAKSSELLGRASTLGRFSADDDFSSAEVIRRAGLAEPRAWPALEPLPAQRLEILEAGESLTVGGQRVELLPSRGHVPGGLLAWLPDTGALLASDSAGFHHPDRPGFPLYFVSYPDYLATLADIAARRPTVLGLGHQGALPGDQAARYLQDTQEHLADWHRKIAARFRHCRDAREVGAWLFDSFYRDELTIYSPANIGYCCDLLVKRSLQFEGLAG, from the coding sequence ATGACCGGCTTCATTCCGCCGCGACAACTGAGCCCCCATCTATGGCTTTTGGGCGAGCACCATCTGAGCCTGTACCTGATACGGGACGGCGAAGAAGCCGCCCTTTTCGAGGTGGGCATGAGCTGCACCACCCCCCTGGTGCTGACCCAGCTGGCCCGCCTGGGCCTGGCCCCCGAGCAGGTGGGCCGGGTGATCCTCTCCCACGCCCACAGCGACCACAGCGCCGGGGCCAGGGGGTTGCTGGAAGGCCTGCCCCAGGCGCGCCTGGTGCTCACCGCCAAGTCCAGCGAGCTGCTGGGCCGAGCCAGCACCCTGGGCCGCTTCAGCGCGGACGACGACTTCAGCAGCGCCGAGGTGATCCGCCGGGCCGGCTTGGCCGAGCCCCGGGCCTGGCCCGCCCTGGAGCCCCTGCCCGCCCAGCGCCTGGAGATTTTGGAAGCGGGCGAGAGCCTGACGGTGGGAGGCCAGCGGGTGGAGTTGTTGCCCTCCCGGGGCCACGTCCCCGGCGGGCTCTTGGCCTGGTTGCCGGATACGGGGGCCTTGCTGGCCTCGGACTCGGCCGGGTTCCACCACCCGGACCGGCCCGGCTTTCCCCTGTATTTCGTATCCTACCCCGACTACCTGGCCACCCTGGCGGACATCGCCGCCCGGCGGCCCACGGTGCTGGGCCTGGGCCACCAGGGCGCCTTGCCCGGCGACCAGGCCGCCCGCTATCTGCAAGACACCCAGGAGCACCTGGCGGACTGGCACCGGAAAATCGCGGCCCGCTTCCGCCACTGCCGGGACGCCCGCGAGGTCGGCGCCTGGCTGTTCGACAGCTTCTATCGCGACGAGTTGACCATCTACAGCCCGGCCAACATCGGCTATTGCTGCGACCTGTTGGTCAAGCGCTCCCTGCAGTTCGAGGGCTTGGCCGGCTAA
- a CDS encoding YitT family protein encodes MANLEDIESPAADNGPPPEPPPRPGSMGPVGRAGLNLLLMLGGNLCAAVAVNGILVPQGFLSGGFTGLALLLYYLPPNLPVSLWYLVLNVPIFVLGWRMVGRRFFWWSLVGMGMLSLALQVVKVPVILMDPVAGALLAGILIGGGGGLVLRSQGSAGGLDILSVILMQRFSVRLGTTLLAFNVLVLGLGALLFPLTKIMYTLAMIFVAAQVTNLVFNGLSQRKAVTIISPHWAELAQAIVADSRAGATLVPAKGAFSGQDEPMIYTVVNLRELGRLKALVNSLDPDAFVVVSDTLEVSGQRIGRATPW; translated from the coding sequence ATGGCCAACTTGGAAGACATAGAGTCCCCCGCGGCGGACAACGGCCCTCCCCCTGAGCCGCCTCCCCGCCCCGGCAGCATGGGCCCGGTGGGGCGCGCCGGGTTGAACCTGTTGCTCATGCTGGGGGGCAACCTGTGCGCCGCGGTGGCGGTCAACGGCATCCTGGTGCCCCAGGGCTTTCTCTCCGGCGGCTTCACCGGTCTGGCCCTGCTGTTGTACTACCTGCCCCCCAACCTGCCGGTGAGCCTGTGGTATCTGGTGCTCAACGTGCCCATCTTCGTGTTGGGCTGGCGCATGGTGGGGCGGCGCTTTTTCTGGTGGAGCCTGGTGGGCATGGGCATGCTCAGCCTGGCCCTGCAGGTGGTCAAGGTGCCGGTGATCCTCATGGACCCGGTGGCCGGGGCCCTGCTGGCGGGCATTCTCATCGGCGGCGGCGGCGGCCTGGTGCTCCGGAGCCAGGGCTCGGCCGGGGGCTTGGACATCCTCTCGGTGATCCTGATGCAGCGCTTCAGCGTGCGCCTGGGCACCACCCTGCTGGCCTTCAACGTGCTGGTCCTGGGCTTGGGAGCCCTGTTGTTCCCCCTTACCAAGATCATGTACACCCTGGCCATGATCTTCGTGGCCGCCCAGGTGACCAACCTGGTGTTCAACGGGCTCAGCCAGCGCAAGGCGGTGACCATCATCAGCCCCCACTGGGCCGAGCTGGCCCAGGCCATCGTCGCCGACAGCCGGGCGGGGGCCACCCTGGTCCCGGCCAAGGGCGCCTTCAGCGGCCAGGACGAGCCCATGATCTACACGGTGGTCAACCTTCGAGAGCTGGGGCGGCTCAAGGCCCTGGTCAACTCCCTGGACCCGGACGCCTTCGTGGTGGTCAGCGACACCCTGGAGGTGAGCGGCCAGCGCATCGGCCGGGCCACTCCCTGGTAA
- a CDS encoding Hsp20/alpha crystallin family protein — translation MSRDYSAPGDALRAQMRRLLHNLERPDMGSDEGAWAPAVDIVETTEAIIIIADLAGVSRKDLKIMVDDQVVRLYGRREPTLRVAGARYHRMEIETGEFVRSFRVTVPIAPNRVEASLSDGLLRIVLPKRSRASSVEVQAV, via the coding sequence ATGAGCCGAGACTATTCCGCCCCCGGTGACGCCCTCAGGGCCCAAATGCGCAGGCTTTTGCATAACCTGGAGCGTCCCGACATGGGCAGCGACGAAGGGGCCTGGGCCCCGGCGGTGGACATCGTGGAGACCACCGAGGCGATCATAATCATCGCCGACCTGGCCGGGGTTTCGCGTAAGGATCTCAAGATCATGGTGGACGACCAGGTGGTGCGCCTGTACGGACGCCGCGAGCCCACCCTCCGGGTGGCCGGGGCCCGCTATCACCGCATGGAAATCGAGACCGGCGAATTCGTGCGCTCCTTCCGGGTAACGGTGCCCATCGCGCCCAACCGGGTGGAGGCCAGCCTGTCCGACGGCCTGCTAAGGATAGTGCTGCCCAAACGCTCCCGCGCCTCCAGCGTCGAGGTCCAGGCTGTCTAA
- the dnaK gene encoding molecular chaperone DnaK → MAGNEKIIGIDLGTTNSVVAVMEGGEAKVITNEEGNRTTPSVVAFTDKGERLVGAAAKRQAVTNPTNTVYSIKRFMGRRFSEVAEEIKQVPYKVVDTGADQVKIEAQGKEYSPPEVSAMILGKLKKAAEDYLGEKVFAAVITVPAYFNDSQRQATKDAGKIAGLEVKRIINEPTAAALAYGLDKKTNETIAVFDFGGGTFDISVLEVGDGVVEVKATNGDTHLGGDNLDQKIIDWLVGEFKKDSGVDLSGDPMAMQRLKEAAEKAKMELSSAVETDINLPFITADASGPKHLNIKLSRSKFEALVDNELQRTLGPCKAALSDAGLSAGQIDEVVLVGGSTRIPKVQEMVREFFAKEPHKGVNPDEVVAVGAAIQGGVLGGEVNDVLLLDVTPLSLGIETLGGVMTKLIERNTTIPTRKSEVFSTAADNQPAVDIHVLQGEREFAKDNRTLGNFQLTGLPPAPRGVPQVEVTFDIDANGMVNVSAKDLATGKEQSIEIKASSGLNDEEIDKMVTDAKRFSNEDKERRQAVEAKNKLDSLIYQTEKLVKENEAKLDEATKSSMDGAIAEAKKALESDDRAQMEAAFENLQNASHAMAQSLYQSGQQAGGQPGGQPGGQQGGGQQGPKDDDVVDAEFTEN, encoded by the coding sequence ATGGCAGGCAACGAAAAAATTATCGGAATCGACCTGGGCACCACCAACAGCGTGGTGGCGGTAATGGAAGGCGGCGAGGCCAAGGTTATCACCAATGAGGAAGGCAACCGCACCACCCCCAGCGTGGTGGCTTTCACCGATAAGGGCGAACGCCTGGTGGGCGCCGCGGCCAAGCGCCAGGCGGTGACCAACCCCACCAACACCGTTTACAGCATCAAGCGCTTCATGGGACGGCGTTTCTCCGAGGTGGCCGAAGAGATCAAGCAGGTGCCCTACAAGGTGGTGGACACCGGCGCGGACCAGGTGAAGATCGAGGCCCAGGGCAAGGAGTACAGCCCCCCCGAGGTCAGCGCCATGATCCTGGGCAAGCTCAAGAAGGCGGCCGAGGATTACCTGGGTGAAAAGGTGTTCGCGGCGGTCATTACCGTGCCGGCCTACTTCAACGACTCCCAGCGCCAGGCCACCAAGGACGCGGGCAAGATCGCGGGCCTGGAGGTCAAGCGCATCATTAACGAGCCCACGGCGGCGGCGCTGGCCTATGGCCTGGACAAGAAGACCAACGAGACCATCGCCGTGTTCGACTTCGGCGGCGGCACCTTCGACATCTCGGTGTTGGAGGTGGGCGACGGCGTGGTGGAGGTCAAGGCCACCAACGGCGACACCCACCTGGGCGGCGACAACCTGGACCAGAAGATCATCGACTGGCTGGTGGGCGAGTTCAAGAAAGACTCGGGCGTGGACCTCTCCGGTGACCCCATGGCCATGCAGCGCCTCAAGGAGGCGGCCGAGAAGGCCAAAATGGAGCTCAGTAGCGCGGTGGAGACCGACATCAACCTGCCCTTCATCACCGCCGACGCATCTGGCCCCAAGCACCTGAACATCAAGCTGAGCCGGTCCAAGTTCGAGGCCCTGGTGGACAACGAGCTGCAGCGCACCCTGGGCCCCTGCAAGGCGGCCCTGTCCGACGCGGGTCTGAGCGCCGGCCAGATCGACGAGGTGGTCCTGGTGGGCGGTTCCACCCGCATCCCCAAGGTCCAGGAGATGGTCAGGGAGTTCTTCGCGAAGGAGCCGCACAAGGGCGTGAACCCCGACGAGGTGGTGGCCGTGGGCGCGGCCATCCAGGGCGGCGTGCTGGGCGGCGAGGTCAACGACGTGCTGCTTCTGGACGTCACCCCCCTGAGCCTGGGCATCGAGACCCTGGGCGGGGTGATGACCAAGCTCATCGAGCGCAACACCACCATCCCCACCCGCAAGAGCGAGGTGTTCTCCACCGCGGCCGACAACCAGCCGGCGGTGGATATCCACGTGTTGCAGGGCGAGCGCGAGTTCGCCAAGGATAACCGGACCCTGGGCAACTTCCAGCTCACCGGCCTGCCCCCGGCCCCGCGCGGCGTGCCCCAGGTCGAGGTCACCTTCGACATCGACGCCAACGGCATGGTCAACGTGAGCGCCAAGGACCTGGCCACCGGCAAGGAGCAGTCCATCGAGATCAAGGCCTCCTCGGGCCTCAACGACGAAGAGATCGACAAGATGGTCACCGACGCCAAGCGCTTCAGCAACGAGGACAAGGAGCGGCGCCAGGCGGTGGAGGCCAAGAACAAGTTGGACAGCCTGATCTACCAGACCGAAAAGCTGGTCAAGGAAAACGAGGCCAAGCTGGACGAGGCCACCAAGAGCTCCATGGACGGGGCCATCGCCGAGGCCAAGAAGGCCCTGGAGAGCGACGACCGGGCCCAGATGGAGGCCGCCTTCGAGAACCTGCAGAACGCTTCCCACGCCATGGCCCAGAGCCTGTACCAGAGCGGCCAGCAGGCGGGCGGACAGCCCGGTGGTCAGCCCGGCGGTCAGCAGGGCGGCGGTCAGCAGGGCCCCAAGGACGATGATGTTGTGGACGCGGAGTTCACCGAGAACTAG